One stretch of Riemerella columbina DNA includes these proteins:
- a CDS encoding aminotransferase class IV: MCQFIESIQCRAGKILNLPLHQQRVDQSLERYKTAASIHLEAIISALDIPPKGIYKLRILYDTEGVFSTEFQVYQRPVITQFRLVEAPHIQYDLKYANREALLQLKSSQPSEEVIITQNGAITDTSFSNLVFLKDDKWYTPETFLLNGVQRQHLLNRQQIQSMAINTGNLPSFSHFKIINAMNELSQSPSYPISQIIL, translated from the coding sequence ATGTGCCAATTTATTGAGAGCATCCAGTGTAGAGCGGGCAAAATTTTGAATCTTCCGCTCCATCAACAGCGTGTAGATCAGAGTTTAGAGCGTTATAAAACCGCAGCATCTATTCACTTGGAGGCTATTATTTCAGCGTTGGACATTCCGCCAAAAGGCATTTATAAATTACGAATTCTTTATGATACCGAGGGCGTTTTTAGCACAGAATTTCAAGTTTATCAGCGTCCGGTCATTACTCAATTTCGGTTGGTGGAAGCACCACATATCCAATACGATTTAAAATATGCCAACCGTGAGGCTTTGCTTCAACTTAAATCTTCTCAACCATCGGAAGAGGTCATAATTACGCAGAATGGCGCCATTACGGACACTTCTTTCAGCAATTTGGTTTTCCTTAAAGATGATAAATGGTATACGCCAGAGACTTTCCTCCTTAATGGGGTGCAGCGCCAGCATCTTCTCAATAGGCAGCAGATCCAATCAATGGCAATCAACACTGGGAATCTACCCTCTTTTTCGCACTTTAAAATCATCAATGCGATGAATGAACTGTCCCAAAGTCCCAGCTATCCTATCAGCCAAATTATACTGTAG
- a CDS encoding aminodeoxychorismate synthase component I: MFSDKESQFNLMDRLSLQGAPFFFIIDFLMNNIEIYTPQALEEANISIDFRGFKQNLISPESLPEPLLWEAFPESLAAYASGFHQVQWHLKKGNSYLANYTRKTKVSTNLSLPQIFAHTKAKYKLLYPEKWVCFSPETFVEIKKNTIATYPMKGTIEASLPNAEERLKQSTKEKAEHYTVVDLLRNDLSTVADAVEVKKFQHIDFLQTQQKNLYAMSSEIVGQLKPEFQNKIGQMMKKLLPAGSILGAPKPKTLELILEAEGYDRGFYTGVAGWFDGENLDSCVLIRWIEQTEDGLYFKSGGGITHQSQLEEEYQEMKNKIYVPIY, translated from the coding sequence ATGTTTTCTGACAAAGAATCTCAATTTAATTTAATGGACCGCCTTTCCCTCCAAGGGGCGCCTTTTTTCTTTATCATAGATTTTTTGATGAATAACATAGAAATTTATACTCCACAGGCGCTGGAAGAGGCGAATATCAGCATTGATTTTAGAGGTTTTAAACAGAATTTAATATCTCCCGAATCTTTGCCCGAGCCTTTATTGTGGGAGGCTTTTCCAGAATCTTTGGCGGCGTATGCCTCGGGATTTCATCAGGTGCAGTGGCATCTCAAAAAAGGCAATTCCTATTTAGCGAACTACACCCGAAAAACCAAGGTGAGCACCAATCTCAGTTTGCCCCAAATTTTTGCCCATACCAAAGCCAAATATAAACTCCTCTATCCCGAAAAATGGGTGTGTTTCTCTCCTGAAACCTTTGTGGAAATTAAGAAAAACACCATTGCCACCTATCCTATGAAGGGTACTATAGAGGCTTCTCTCCCTAATGCCGAAGAGCGTTTAAAGCAAAGCACCAAAGAGAAAGCCGAGCATTATACCGTGGTAGATTTATTGCGAAATGACCTCAGTACGGTGGCGGATGCGGTAGAGGTGAAAAAATTTCAGCATATTGATTTTTTGCAAACGCAACAGAAAAACCTTTATGCCATGAGTTCGGAGATTGTAGGGCAACTCAAGCCAGAATTTCAGAATAAAATAGGGCAGATGATGAAAAAGCTCTTGCCAGCAGGCTCTATTTTGGGGGCGCCTAAGCCTAAAACGCTGGAACTCATTTTGGAGGCAGAAGGCTATGATAGAGGCTTTTACACGGGTGTGGCAGGCTGGTTTGATGGTGAGAATTTAGATTCCTGCGTGCTGATCAGATGGATAGAACAGACCGAAGATGGGCTTTATTTCAAAAGTGGTGGCGGCATTACTCACCAAAGCCAATTGGAAGAAGAGTATCAAGAAATGAAAAACAAAATCTATGTGCCAATTTATTGA